The proteins below are encoded in one region of Leptospira sp. WS4.C2:
- a CDS encoding RNA polymerase sigma factor, with protein sequence MSQIYERSHKRIYDFLYKYTQNADTAMDLMQDSFLSFHKHYGEAGLSEEKSVMVLYTIARNLSINYAKKFSTTREIVSDEIEFHSHNPKLEIKAEYQDLEDRLYSFLGELSEEERSALLLKNVEGFQLVQIAEVLGVSVSTASRLVIRATEKVLAIAKRENLVPD encoded by the coding sequence ATGAGTCAAATTTATGAAAGAAGCCATAAGCGTATTTATGACTTCCTTTACAAGTACACTCAAAACGCGGACACGGCAATGGATTTGATGCAAGACAGCTTTTTAAGTTTCCATAAGCACTACGGCGAAGCCGGTCTCTCGGAAGAGAAGTCTGTAATGGTTTTGTACACGATTGCCCGCAATTTATCTATCAATTATGCTAAAAAGTTTTCTACAACAAGAGAGATTGTCTCCGATGAGATCGAGTTTCATAGCCACAATCCTAAACTCGAAATCAAGGCCGAATATCAAGATTTAGAAGATAGGCTCTATTCCTTTTTGGGAGAGTTATCGGAAGAAGAGCGCTCTGCTTTGTTACTCAAGAATGTGGAAGGATTTCAGCTGGTCCAGATCGCTGAGGTTTTGGGGGTTTCGGTTTCTACTGCTTCTCGGTTGGTCATTCGGGCCACAGAGAAAGTGTTAGCCATTGCTAAAAGAGAAAATCTGGTACCGGATTAG
- the sthA gene encoding Si-specific NAD(P)(+) transhydrogenase: MSINRFDLLAIGGGPAAQKAAIQASKMGKKAAIIEKDPYLGGGCVHYGTIPSKSLQETSRFYRNLKLSKLHGLQSPQTATLTLQELMFRASTVIEKEEDVTREQMIQNRVTTLTGWGTVIDAHHVEVTDSAGRKKVYETENILIATGSSPRRPTNENIPFEDGLIYDSDGLFAMKKMPTSLAVVGAGIIGSEYATIFAHIGVQVHLFDSQSRILGFLDEDISNEMTGIMQQSGISIHVDSSITKYHKLPNDEGFELTTNRGEVVCVNQVLISRGRLGNVDNLGLESVGITPNDRKQILVNEHYQTNIPNIYACGDVIGFPSLASVSMYQGTYVAKHMFGHSSAPVDAEEFPIGIYTLPEIATIGPTEEALKSRGVNYGVGMARFDTITRAQISGDQVGLLKILFDRQTRRVLGVHIISDKATELIALGQCVVNLKAPIEYFTEHIFNYPTMIGAYKNAANDALLREK, encoded by the coding sequence GCAAGCAAAATGGGAAAAAAAGCAGCCATCATAGAAAAAGACCCTTACTTGGGTGGTGGTTGTGTCCACTATGGAACCATCCCTTCCAAATCCTTACAAGAAACCAGCCGGTTCTACAGGAACTTAAAGTTGTCCAAACTTCACGGATTACAATCCCCACAAACGGCAACACTAACATTACAGGAACTTATGTTTCGTGCCTCTACGGTGATCGAAAAGGAAGAGGATGTCACCCGCGAACAAATGATCCAAAACCGTGTCACCACACTTACCGGTTGGGGAACAGTAATAGACGCCCACCATGTAGAGGTCACAGATTCTGCGGGAAGAAAAAAAGTCTACGAAACTGAAAACATATTAATTGCAACCGGGAGTAGTCCACGGAGGCCCACAAACGAAAACATCCCTTTTGAAGATGGATTGATTTACGATAGCGATGGACTCTTTGCCATGAAAAAGATGCCTACATCCTTGGCTGTGGTAGGTGCCGGAATCATTGGATCGGAATACGCAACGATCTTTGCACATATCGGAGTGCAAGTTCATCTATTCGATTCACAAAGTAGGATCCTTGGTTTTTTAGATGAAGATATTTCGAATGAAATGACTGGCATTATGCAACAATCAGGGATTTCGATTCACGTAGATTCTTCCATCACAAAATATCACAAACTACCGAACGACGAAGGGTTCGAACTCACAACTAACAGAGGTGAAGTGGTGTGTGTCAATCAGGTGCTGATCTCTCGTGGGCGTTTAGGAAATGTAGACAATTTAGGTTTGGAATCTGTGGGTATAACACCCAATGACAGAAAACAAATTTTAGTAAACGAACACTATCAAACCAATATCCCGAATATTTACGCTTGTGGGGATGTCATCGGATTTCCTAGTTTGGCCTCTGTTTCCATGTACCAAGGAACTTATGTCGCAAAACATATGTTTGGTCATTCTTCTGCCCCTGTAGACGCCGAAGAGTTTCCTATTGGAATCTATACCTTACCAGAAATTGCAACCATCGGACCAACAGAAGAAGCATTAAAATCCCGTGGAGTCAATTATGGAGTGGGGATGGCTCGTTTTGATACCATCACTCGTGCTCAAATCAGTGGAGACCAAGTTGGACTTCTAAAAATTCTTTTTGATAGACAAACAAGACGAGTTCTAGGGGTTCATATCATTTCTGACAAAGCAACGGAGCTCATTGCTCTTGGACAATGTGTGGTCAATCTCAAAGCTCCCATTGAGTATTTCACCGAGCACATATTCAACTACCCAACCATGATCGGTGCCTATAAGAATGCTGCTAATGACGCCCTTTTAAGAGAAAAATAA